The Lutibacter profundi region AAATTCAACCTCATTATTACCGTATAACAATAAGATTTTTATAATCTCACGTTCATATTTTTTAAGTTCATCAATTTTTTCAAATTGTGGTGTTTTTTGTAAAACAGGTGCTGTTAGTTTTGATTGAGTTGGTCTTTTTGTAGCATCTCTTTTCTCTTTTTTATCAAGTTGAGCCAATTCACTAAACAAAACATTTTCAGAAATATCCATAATTCTGGAACATTCTTGAATGTACACTTCACGTTGAATTCTATCCGGAATTTTAGAAATACTAATCACAATATCACGAATTAAACCTGCTTTTTTAACAGGATCATTTTGTGCATCTTTCATTAATAAGGAAACCTTAAAATTGATAAAATCTTGTGAATTATTTTGTAAATATTCTTTTAATTCCTCATTTGAAACTTTTTTAGCAAAACTATCTGGATCATCACCTTCAGGAAACATTAATACTCTTACGTTCATTCCTTGCTCTAATATAAGGTCTATACCTCTTATAGAAGCTCTAATACCCGCTGCATCACCATCAAAAAGAATGGTTACATTTTTTGTGAGTCGGTTAATAAGGCGTATTTGATTTTCAGTTAAGGCTGTGCCAGAAGATGCAACAGTATTCTCAACTCCAGATTGATGAAACGAAATTACATCTGTATAACCTTCAACCAAATAACAATTATCTTCTTTAGCAATAGCTTGTTTTGCATAATAAATTCCATATAAAATATTACTTTTATGGTAAATATCACTATCTGGAGAATTTAAATATTTGGCTGCTTTTTTAGTATTCGTTAAAATTCTTCCTCCAAATCCTAAAACGCGTCCACTCATACTGTGAATTGGAAACATTACTCGCCCTTTGAAGCGGTCAAATTGTTTTGTTCCTGTATCAGAAAGTAAATCTTGTTTTACAATGGTAAGCCCAGTTGTTTCTAGGTGTTTTAGATTATAACCTTTATTTAAAGCTTCAGAAGTAAATGCTTCCCATTCATCTAATGAATATCCTAATTGAAATTTCTGAATGGTTTCATCTGTAAAGCCACGTTCTTTAAAATAACTTAACCCTATTGCTTTACCTTGGCTGTCTTCTACTAAAATTTTATGAAAATAATCACGTGCAAATTCTGAAACCAAAAACATACTTTCTCGCTCATCCGCTTGTTCCTTTTGTTCATTAGTTTGTTCCGTTTCTTCAATTTCAATATTGTATTTTTTAGCCAAATATCGAATAGCTTCTGGATACGAATAATGTTCATGTTCCATTAAAAACGAAATGGCATTCCCTCCTT contains the following coding sequences:
- the dnaG gene encoding DNA primase gives rise to the protein MISRETIDRVFETARVEEVIGEFVQLKKAGSNFKGLSPFSDERTPSFMVSPVKQIWKDFSTGKGGNAISFLMEHEHYSYPEAIRYLAKKYNIEIEETEQTNEQKEQADERESMFLVSEFARDYFHKILVEDSQGKAIGLSYFKERGFTDETIQKFQLGYSLDEWEAFTSEALNKGYNLKHLETTGLTIVKQDLLSDTGTKQFDRFKGRVMFPIHSMSGRVLGFGGRILTNTKKAAKYLNSPDSDIYHKSNILYGIYYAKQAIAKEDNCYLVEGYTDVISFHQSGVENTVASSGTALTENQIRLINRLTKNVTILFDGDAAGIRASIRGIDLILEQGMNVRVLMFPEGDDPDSFAKKVSNEELKEYLQNNSQDFINFKVSLLMKDAQNDPVKKAGLIRDIVISISKIPDRIQREVYIQECSRIMDISENVLFSELAQLDKKEKRDATKRPTQSKLTAPVLQKTPQFEKIDELKKYEREIIKILLLYGNNEVEFENFIAGEEVDDNEVTPLKKEYFKNVVSNEIYLNLQEDEVEFTDENFKQIYYEIIHQLNQSKSILVDAFINHSNTEIANLVTNILMDEEKHTLSDWKRKNIVIKSKEKDLAKMVLDAIYNLRRVLIEEKINSLISVNENIDEREQVLETVVNYTNLKLRLFERLNRVV